In Deltaproteobacteria bacterium CG11_big_fil_rev_8_21_14_0_20_49_13, one genomic interval encodes:
- a CDS encoding RNA polymerase subunit sigma-70, producing the protein MAKSALKMKKERITASDIARKRLLAARKAVATKFAKKKEIEALHKRDMIIEQYMPYATSIANRVVKSLSLTAEYEDILCAARLGLLEAAKRYDDREDVDFRTFAYYRIKGAIYDGLRKSGWIPRSVYSRLKFEEASNEYLQHVSENRAQSSEGKSGKEIFDTVNTLASIYVISLDANEDMDIEDTNLEDLDKRAEYHQIRNHMRDAMGSLPPKEKQLIMMYYFQNKTLEEAGEKLGLSKSWVSRMHARALELLLKRIRILAVKGQTGQLTEELLGE; encoded by the coding sequence ATGGCAAAGTCAGCTCTTAAAATGAAGAAGGAGCGCATCACGGCAAGTGACATCGCGAGGAAAAGACTTCTAGCCGCAAGAAAAGCGGTCGCAACAAAGTTTGCCAAGAAGAAGGAAATAGAGGCGCTCCATAAACGCGACATGATCATAGAACAATACATGCCGTACGCCACATCGATCGCCAACAGGGTTGTTAAGTCGCTTTCTTTAACGGCAGAGTACGAAGATATCCTTTGCGCCGCGAGACTCGGGCTCTTGGAAGCGGCAAAACGTTACGATGACCGTGAAGATGTCGATTTTCGCACATTCGCCTATTATAGGATCAAGGGCGCCATTTACGATGGTCTAAGAAAATCGGGATGGATCCCCCGTTCGGTATATTCAAGGCTCAAATTCGAAGAGGCGTCGAACGAATATTTACAGCACGTATCTGAAAATAGGGCGCAATCGTCAGAAGGTAAAAGTGGAAAAGAAATATTCGATACGGTCAATACGCTAGCATCCATATACGTTATATCCCTCGATGCCAACGAGGATATGGATATAGAAGATACGAATCTGGAAGATCTGGATAAACGCGCCGAGTATCATCAGATAAGAAATCACATGCGCGATGCGATGGGAAGCCTGCCTCCAAAGGAAAAACAGCTTATCATGATGTACTATTTCCAGAATAAGACGCTGGAAGAGGCCGGCGAGAAACTCGGACTTTCCAAATCGTGGGTGTCAAGAATGCATGCAAGGGCTTTAGAGCTTCTCCTAAAGAGGATAAGGATATTGGCGGTTAAGGGGCAAACAGGTCAGCTAACCGAGGAGCTTTTAGGAGAATAA